GGTTCAGGAGACAACATGGTGTACCCTAAACCCGTTATTCGGTTAAATTGCCCGGTATATGATGAAAACATCGCATTACCTCAATATAAATtgtcttttgaattttatcgCGAATTGCCGAAGCTTGATAGTAGAGATCCAAATTGCAAACGAgattttgagaattttgaaGCAATAATTAGAAGGTGGATGCCGTATATCCATCCTAATCACAACGGTATTTTTATGACTAGAATTTATCATCGGTTGTTTGGTCATATTCGTAGCATTTTGTACGACGTTACAATCCGTTGCGTCTCTGATATTCTTGAAGCTTTGAGCGATACATTTCATAACCCAGATATATGGCAAGCGCAATTGGCTAATGCTTTTATAGAGAATGGAGGATGCAtaactgaattttattttaggttGCGTAACATGATTAAGGGTTGGCTGTCTTTTACCCCTAAGAGAGATTTAAGGTATGTGTCTGACAAAGCGGATCAAATTGCATTCGACATTTTCTACGAAAATTTACCTAAGTATATGAAGCGTATTGCAGTTAAGAAAGACCCTCAAACTCTGGAAGAACTCTACCTCGCGGTTAGacaagagacatttttttataagcctCATCGTACTCCGAGCTGTAAATCCCCTGATTATCGTTGCAATGAGAAAAGTGGGGGACGATATTTTAACGAAAATCGAGTCTTTGCTAGTCCCATTCAACAACCAAAGCCTATTGTTGATACCATTATTGTTGATACCTACTTTGTTCTACAATCTGGAAGTTTAAGAAAAGTCGAAGTTTTACAAAAGATTCATCAAGCATCCGTTCAAATTATTCCAGATGCCACTTTCTTTAAGGAGTCTCTTCCTAACTTGAGCAGCCTGGATATTTATGCTTTCCAGCCCACTTATACGATAGTCGAAGAAAGGTCCAAAAGTTccgaaattttggaaaaaccTTTAATCCTTTCagatactaaaaatatttctctaAATATATTGCCTATAAGTCAAAATTGCTCAACATTatcaaattctaaaaataaaatttttgaagaaagGCAATCCAACATTGAACTTCATTTCGAAATAAAAGATcctgaaagtaataatttagaGACAAGTGAAGTGGGGGACGATAAAATTAATGCAGCCTTCAAGAAAATTCCAGAATACACAAAACCGTTCGTAATTTTCAAACGATTAAATGGCctagaatatattttaataagcGACAAAGTTTGCCCTTCGACGTTTTTCagagttataaatttatttttcaccgggacagacaaatttttgaattcaggCAATCCCGAAACATTGGATCGAAATTTCCCAATCCTACTTAAAGGAAATAAGGAAGCTCCACCAACGCTTCTCAAAGTATTGTGGAAggaattctataaaaatatattctatttaatgtttcttaacgattcgaaatttttcagaGTAATTCCAAATCATTCTTGTCAAGTCAGTACTTTTAGGAGAGGGGGGGACGATGAAAGATCTTTCTTAAAACTCTTAAATAGTTTTCTAAAATTGTTAAACTTctctaaactcaaaaattgGAATACTATGCGATCCCGGGTTCCTGACATTAaagatgtaaaatttttgttgtccAAAATTGTATCAATAATAAGACagatggaaatttttataactgagAAATCTCATTTGTCGTTACTTTTAAAGCTTGTAAATTAATTCTCGGGTAGTACAGGTAAATTCTTAAATCAAAATGATTCTAATATTCATCTCCAAAATTCGtcgaaattattaaacaaaaacatGGAAGCTTTCCCAATCCTTCTTAAGATTTTGTGGAAAGAAATATATGAGGAGAATTCAGATCCAATATTGGATAAAActctcaaatatttaaaatttattctaaattttcttaacGGAACCAATGTAATCGAATGTGACACTTGTGACTTGATTTCTCCTTCGCTCTTTTTCAGAGAGGGGGACGATAGGAAATCTATctcaaaattcttaaaatggcgattcaaatattcaaatgacagtaaatggaaaattttaaggatTGCACAAtcgttatttttgaaattaaaatttagtgaAAGATCCGTTGGCGAAATTGAATCTCCTACTTATATTAACGAAGTAAATTCCAACTTTTCGTTGTCAAAAGTAATTACACTAATAACGGACAAGAAATTCAgaaaatggaaatttaaaattattctttcgTCTTGGTTCGATTATTTACTTGAAGGAACTCTAAATCTTAAATTCTACCACGGGAATCGCAAAGCTCCTGATTTATCAtcgcaattaaaaattactccgttaagaatctttatttttaaactcttctATTGGTGGtcgaaaatagaaataaaattttgttttaattgctaaaaattatttttttattatcttgatGTTTATTTTGAGGCcttcaaaatttcataaatctaAAAATACTAACAGACCGAAGCTCGAGCACATTTCACCAGTTATTACTAACCACTAACCCTTCAATAATCCGCTTTTAGATTTGGTTTCAGAATTCGGGAAAAACATTACCAGATATATGTTCGTGTTTGGGGGCTTCTGGAAAACTTGAACCATCAACGACGGAGTGCAGAGGAAAGATATTTTACTAATTAACCAGTCAAGAAAACGGAGGTTTCTATAAGGACAATGTAATTTCGCTGTAAGAGCAAAATCAGGCGATTTACTACTCAAGCAGTAATCCGAATGAAACTACGAAAATGTCCCTAAAACTCTCCCAAGATTATCTTCAAGGCCTCACTTTAAAATCATCGTATGCAGATCAACAGATATCCAGCGAATCAACTCGACCTGATTCACCTCAAAAGTCGTAACCAACAAAAGAATATCAGAAGAATCAACTGTTGCAGAATCATCTCGAAAATAAACTGTACGCGTCAAGAAATAACTTTTGTGAGTTAGAATAAGTTCATTTTTAGCTTAATACTAtacactttaaattttatgaaaatttcaaaaaaaaaaatctatagaaattatgcattttattttatctataatATCAGAtgatatgattttaaaaatatgcaaacGATACgataatctaaattttaatatgtaaGATTGATTCATACTTTCAAACacattatatgttttttttttttttcaatttgaatcAAATTACCGTAAGCGAAGGAAATCTTTATTTAAACAGAGCAAgcttaattatatataaatcccattcattgtttttaaacaaaaaaaaataataatatttgaatggtttctttttgataaataacaaATCGATATGATTCATGAATCCTTCGAATTCAAGAAAATGTATCCTATTCACTATTAAGGTCCAATAGTCGaactaatatttttgtttttttttgtacaagcGTAAAACGcaagagaattaaaatttctcgattcaatgaaaaatataaatagtcgAGAAGACGTACACAACAATCGACCAGTAACATACTGACACTCAGGTGTCAGGTTAGAAACGCTGACATTACTCCGCCACTGTGTGCCGGGTCATCGACACATATAGCTCATATGTAATCTTTcagagctcataaaaaaaaaaaaaaaaaaaaaaaaaaaaacgttacaTATCAGCGTTTCGAGATGGCGATTGATATTTAAACACCAAGTCTTCATTAGATCAGGAGACATCGTGTTATACTAATCTCACTAAAAGGAATTAAAGTAACGCCtagagaaattttaataagaacttgataaatgataaaatctcAAAACCAAGAGATTTTAAATCGATATTGGACATCATTCTCtatcctattttttttcttttacaattatatatgaatcatatgttgagattttccaaatttacaATTACTCTGTTTGGCTCAAGATTTCTTTGTCTTGCAATTTAAGAGTATTACAgatcgtttattttatttttttttttttacgttaaatttttatgaatgcattttatttaagagtaaagaaaaaaaattataagtatgcAACAACCGCAGCAGTCAGGTGAAATCTGAGATGACACCAAGTTTATTAGTCagtaagtttaaataaaacctaaaaattttaaatacatctTCGaagaggaaaaatttataataagacagaaataatcataacaagactaaattatttttttgtcctcCTTCTGTTCAtatacgatttttaaattatttgcgtaattttaccaaaattataattaaatagggTTGTAACAATCGATACATATAAATTGCGATTTAATCGACCAAaacaatagtttatattattaattatttttctatttattttgtttacaaaaaaattcgactACGCCCAATAATTTGACCTTTCTCTGGTATCTATGTACGTGTATGCACGATGACCGTGAACGGACAGGGATAAACAGATGGGACTACGTTATACCTATCTGTCCCTTTCTCTTTGTCATCTTTTCTCAGTCTAACTATGATGCTTAGAAGTATACTCATCTTGCATCCACACCTACCTGCGTACTTCTTGCGACAAAACATTTACAATagaatgtgtgtgtatgtgtgtgtaagcATAGCATCAGATAGATGATCGAAATTATGATGAAATCGTCGTCCACTTTACTTGGGACGCTTGCACGTGTGCACTGGGCCTTTGATAAATCCGTGGTAAACAACTTTACGAGCTAAATGATTGACGTTACTTATaacttaaattcaatatttctaGTCATATTTTGATTTCCAAACTATTGCTCAATAGGCTTACTCAGTTGTTTTTGTCACATAAGATGACCTCCAAATCCGGAATATTCACGcatcatatttttgtttatttttgagATATATCTAGACACCCTTTTACCAATACCGGACTTATAACATAGATTGCTCAACATGCTTACGCATTTGTTTTTCACATGCAAACCCGGAAGACTTACGCATCATGTTTTTGACGCATCTCAATTCCCTAAACCCGGAAATTATAGCTAACACTACACCTACTGCGTGAATTACTCATTTGTTTGTCACAAAGATGACCACCGAAACTGGTACCCTTGCGTAATACTTCATTAGATCATCATCGATGAGCTAAACCAGGAAGAAATCCATAGGAACCAATACACTTCCCCCATTCAAAACTAGGGTATATAAACTGCCGAAAAACTAACGAAGGCAGTCAATCGCTAATCTAAAGTAATCTCTGCCGGATCTCGAGTCAATAGCTAAAATCTATCGCCGGTTCTTGGtctgaaattttatcaacctAAAGATTAGTTCTAAACGGCCACGTCCGATTAGTGCCGCGAATCAGAGtctgaaattttaatcattgGCCACGTGACGGTCCACCGCCTAGGCAATCGGGCTCCTTGgtcaaatacttaaattttaacttgCTAAAATCTCGGTTGATTCGACTCACTCAAAACAGGATCATCGGTCTCGTGACGGTCCACAGCCTAGGAATCCGGACTCCTAGATCTAAATcctgaattgaaataaaataactcgcGTTCGTATTCGATAGATAGGGGAGTGCATCATCTCGGTACCCCAGTAGCTTCGAATCCGAATAGTGCTTTTAATTCCGCTGAATCTAATTCACGAAGCCACAGTGCCGTGTCCcagtgtaattaaaaataaaagacatagACTGTATGATTTCGCaatcataaattcaaattggtGAACTGTGAGAGAGTGTGATCTGCGAAAAATTGTACACCACTTCAACCTGAGTGGTAAgtctaattaaatattgttaaaagtataacACACCTATGTAAACAACATATAAGAATATACAATTCTTtccttttataaaatatatctttttcttattatacCTCTTGCTCTAACATTCACAAGTGAACGGGTACAGAAAGAGACAGACGTAAAGAACAGGGACTTCTCGAGGGCCCACATTCACCTACCTACTTTCCATTCGCTCTAATATCCCGGACCTATCCTAAGCCACGCAGGTCAATAATCGGGATAGTCTATGGTACTTCCGCTCGGTACAAAATAGACTTATTTACTATTTCGAAATATTACCGAATATTTAACATTCTCACACTAGCCACGTGACGGTCCTTTTTGGCTCCTTGGTTGAGttatagaataaatattacgggtagttttcaagtaaataattaattaaatataacccTTCGCCCGTCGCCTTCACTCTCTCCGATCGTGACAGGGTATTGGTACTGCACTAAATTATGACAATCTGAATTgaatatagaaaatattttaatttagattaaacgaaaaaaaaaaaagaatatccCTGTGAAACTAATTACTATCCTAATTGGTTAAAAATTCACCTTAACACacaatataataacaaaaaaaaaaaatttttcaattgacgTTATAAACTCATAAAGGTATTCAACCTtcttttctcaaaaaaaaaaaaagaggaaagAAGGGAATCGaatcaaatttcaaatgaatactatttaataacaaattcgGCAAATTTTGAAACACCTGCTTTTAATCTcgatcatttattaaattaaacagtCGAGAGTAACAAGTTCCATGTAAACTAAATGCGAATGATACTTTGGAATTGTGAAATATAAACCGCCCTtaagaatttcaaaattttgttgtaaGCGCTACCACGAACCTTTCAAAATATgggaattcatattttttttttgttaggaAACCAAGAATTGTAAGCCTAAATTTAAGGAATTACATCATATACAGGCATCTACTATAATTATCATAGCTATATATTGAAACGAAGTTGAGGTCCACCCCTCTAATAGGGATGAATCAACCGTCCGTtacccatttaaattaaatgggccCGTGTCCCTTTTAGCTAGTGAGCTAATAATTCGGTAACAGATCCTGGTGTTACCCGGTTCGTAAGGACCAGACGACCGGTTGgctatgaatttatatatgcaaaaggcatataaaggatcgggaGTCATGGGGCCTTTATAGGGTATTAATATACCAGAAAGAGAGATAGACTACAGGTAGTTGCAAATGAGCCAAACTAGTGAGAAGCATAAGAAATTATAGAAGTATAATAATAGTGTTATTATACTTACCTGTGAGGTGTTGATTCACTGGTGTTGATGATTgagagcaataaataattaagacaattgTGAGCTCTGTATCACAATTGTCTGGTGTAGCTACAAGCAGTTATTGTAGATAAGgatcgcggcaggtacgcgcttctgtaagcaggtattacagggtaaatcgcggcaggtacgcgcttccacaagcaggtattgtgggatgagatcgtggcaggtacacgcttctacgagcaggtatcgtaggaaaggagtgcagcaggtatgcacctctacaagcaggtattgtaggcaaatgtcgcggcaggtacgcgcttccacaagcaggtattgcgGGAAAAGGacgtggcaggtacacgcttctacgagcaggtatcgtaggaaaaggatgtagcaggtatacatcttacggggttgccgtcttctacAGGAAAGGTATGTAGGCTAGGAAGTGTAGCAGGTATACACGAGAATAATCATTTAAGTTAATGATTATTTGAGTAATTAGAGAACATACTTAAATATTACTGAATACTTAGTCGTAGACAGGTAAgttaaagtaaaaagaaaaggttaaaagaataaacttatttattataaagacaTAGTAGTAGTAAAGTTGAGAAATTAGGTAAAGCTGAGTAATTAACGGCGCGCAGGCCTTCTTATAGATTCACGTCGATGCTCATGCGTCGACGTGATGCGCATCCcttccatttaaaattcaaatggagagggattattaaataataataataattcaatacaGTTCAGCGGGTAAACCAGGTAAACATGGTAACTACCCTAGGTAACGGCCTATTATCATGGTGCGATAATGAGGGTTTTCATAAACCTCGTTACACCCCCGGGCCAGACTGGAAGTTACTCGGTGACTTTCAGTCGAAAGCGATTTAAAAAGTACCATGATGATAGGCGATTACGTACAATCAGTCTGTAAATAATAgcaagataaattaaataattaattattatcaaacataaattaaagatagttaacaataattaattgcaaTGTCACTTAGTACTTAATACATTGTATATCAGGTAATACTTGCAGGATTCATTAATATcctttttaaacaaaataaaagtaagaatacaaaataataaacgagTTACAATAAATTTCAGGTAATCCCGGTATGAAGATATTTGGTTATTTAATCTTAGGATTCATTAATatcctttttcttttttaaattaaataataattgagtctcaataaattatcatatgTTTAACTTAATGTctcgatataaaaatattcattcatTTGTAAACTAAATGTTaccttaataataaatgatttaatgtaatattatttatatctttctcttcattttttttttttaacatttataaaCTCTATTTTATACGTTATTTTAAACagtcttaaatttattttaacatcataaatatatttatttggtatgatatattatactttgttatttatgatatatttttctttttttttttttttgataatatcgGTAATGATATGAATAGTGTTTAGATCGGTAATTATATGTCAGTCTTCGCATTCTGAGGTgtgtaaaagaaaataaaattttttttttttttttttttttttgcaaagaaaacttgagtaattaaatgagttgataaataataattttttttttttgaaataataatatgtctctcctctttttttttttttctaaagttttGGGTGAAGCCCAGAGAATAGAGGATGttgaaattaaaacataaaagtAAGAATAAACTCACTGAACGTGTTACCTCAGGTGCGAGACACTTGGTTTGATGCAGGTGATTGTGATTAGGGTGGTAAGATGTCCACGGCTCCTCTGTCTTCTCGGCTCAAGTTAACCCGAGTTCTACAGGCTCTGCATTTAGGGTCGAAATATGGATGCTGTGTCTTGCATGATAGACAAAATTCTTTCATTAGTTCAAAACCagctgatgatgatgataaatatGGGCAGGAGTTGTTGTTGTGTCCTACTCGTAGACAACTGGTACAATAATCGTCTCCAAATTTAGCATTGGAACATTCTTGATGGGAATGTCCCTTTCTTTTACATCTGAGACACCCCGTTGATCCAGGAACAGATGATAATCTGGTCTCGGCGGTTTGAGTTCCCACTGTTCTAGTAGTAGGTGATAATGCTTCAACCTTTTGGCATAATTCTCGCCAATAAGTTCTCCAGGTGTCTTCCGGTACAGTGTCACGCAGGTCGTATTGGCTCTCGTGCGTAGATTCTCCAATTTTGATTGTTAGTGGTACGATAAACGGTACCCTTGTAAAGTCAGGTAATGTTGTGATAATGGCTGGTTTTGGCGCTGGTTTGAAAGATATATCGCTGATTTCAACCAATTTACTGTCAGGTTGATCGTATACGATAGTACGCCGATGGTCTCTGGTTACATGAAATCGATATAGTAGATTTGGAGTAGTTGGTATATTGGGACCGATAAATGCAGGTGCCTTGAACACGGGGTTACTCCAATAACGTCGTAGGCTGGATTGATGTGCTCTTTCTTCAGCCATTTTTCAGGTTTGGTCGGCTTACAATGAGGTCTCTCGTTCGATGATGGCACAGGTTGTGAAGTGTCTCGCCCCTTGGTGCAGTTCAGGTGGTCGACTCTgtgaaattacaataatatattaattactcaAGTGTGACGTGTTGATCTTCTAGGCACTTTTAAATCTGACAATTTATAAGtgccaataattttattattttcatcacaAACAGTAGCCATGCttgatgatataaatttatttataaaaaaaggtcCCTTTCTAGGTGGAACGAGCTTACCAGCGATTCCTTCCGCTTTCCGACTCAGAGTTTTCGATTTTATATAGACTTCCGCGCCGACGGTTAAGTTAGTTTCAGGTCGCGGAGATTTTCGCGCGGTAGTTTGCGCATCTTGtgcttttaacatttttaattcaacaaaGTGTCGAATTTcatctaataaattaatgagtcGCTCGCGCTCCACAGATTTATCGATTTCAGGTATTAAGGATATGTCGCGATGCAGTTCAAGGTATCTAGGATCTCTGCCAAAATTTAGGAAGGCAGGACTGCAGGCGAGGGAGCTGTGAATTGAGGTGTTATAGGCGTATGTTAACTCAGGTAGCCACTCATCCCATTTATTATGTTTATCAGTCAGGTAGGATCGgatcattatttttagatttcgATTTATTCTCTCGATTGGATTTGATTGAGGAGAATACGGTGGAGTGAACTCGTGTGTGGTCTGagttagatttaaaaatgaagttaCATCTTTATTTGTGAATTCGGTGCCATTATCAGAGATAACAACACGGGCAGGTCCCCATCGTCTAAAAATATCGCGTAAAAATTCTACGGCCTTTCTACCGGTAGGTTCAGATGTTGCTCGAAGTTCAAGGTAACGAGTATATGTGTCGCATAGTACAAATAAATGTGTTTTGCCGTGAGTTGAACGCGGTAGTGGGCCGACTGTGTCGATCGATACACATTCCCAGGGTTCAGTGATAGGTCGGTGACCTTCAGGAATGTTAGGAGGGTTGGTGTCAGGTTTATGCAGGAGGCAGGTTTTACATTTGTTGACAAAGTCACGTGTGTCTTTGTACATTCCTGGCCAGTAGTATTTTAGTGTCAGGTGTTCGTACGTCTTATTAATACCGAGATGTCCGGACGTATTTGTGTTGTGTATTTCAGTTAATATGTCTTCCCGATTTTCTTCTGGTACAACGAGTTTCCAATTTTCTGGTGAttcttgtaaataattaaacggtGTTCgatgtcaataaaaatataatttttcatcgaTTATTTTCCATTGTGGGAATCGGTTTGGAAAATCAGTTACgtcttgaatttttcgatTGTACCAGTCGTAGCTGATGGCTCGGTACAGAGTACGGTGTGGACAGTTATCGATTTGTATCGTCGCGTCATCGTAAACTTGTGATAACGCGTCCGCGGCTTCATTTTCAGTGCCTTTACGGTGAGTCATGGTAATTGGGAAACATAAAAGTTCCATGGCCCATCGCGCAAGTCGTCCGCGCGGATTTTTAATGTCTTTTAGCCAGGTTAAACTGGCGTGGTCAGTTATTACCGTTACGGGATATCCCTCTAAATATCCCCTCAATTTTTTAAGAGCCCACACGACGGCAAGGCATTCACGTTCGGTAGTGGTATAATTAGATTCGTGTTTGTTTAATGGTCTCGATATTGCGGTAATGACATATTCGCGGTCTTCTCCCTGCTGGGTTAATAGCGCGGCAATACCAGAGTCGCTTGCGTCGGTGTAAAGTAGAAACGGTAATG
This sequence is a window from Microplitis mediator isolate UGA2020A chromosome 3, iyMicMedi2.1, whole genome shotgun sequence. Protein-coding genes within it:
- the LOC130664803 gene encoding uncharacterized protein LOC130664803, whose translation is MAEERAHQSSLRRYWSNPVFKAPAFIGPNIPTTPNLLYRFHVTRDHRRTIVYDQPDSKLVEISDISFKPAPKPAIITTLPDFTRVPFIVPLTIKIGESTHESQYDLRDTVPEDTWRTYWRELCQKVEALSPTTRTVGTQTAETRLSSVPGSTGCLRCKRKGHSHQECSNAKFGDDYCTSCLRVGHNNNSCPYLSSSSAGFELMKEFCLSCKTQHPYFDPKCRACRTRVNLSREDRGAVDILPP